In Pseudoxanthobacter soli DSM 19599, a single window of DNA contains:
- a CDS encoding dihydrodipicolinate synthase family protein, translating to MQTEILRKKLEGCYVTVPTPFRDEDGFPVDEAVLRTYVRFLLDGGLTAETAVFLAGGAAGDFSTMTFDERVRVAQVVIDEVGGRVPVAMGAQTTSTLELVRLARAAQEIGADFIQVSCPFYFSHTEADFEEFVRAAAAAAPEIGIIIYNTFWNTTNISFRMVERLAEIPNVVGLKWATPRTDAMEFESVAAHFSRRFTIIDNNLFFAFSAMPALGARAFEVHLCNFWPEWGLKLVREIGAANYAEVARMLVDEAMPFYKLWVEIERDFTSGDGYLDKLCMELVGLPSSRCRPPTRDVRERYRAATLAMLRGIGTPNLVAE from the coding sequence GTGCAGACGGAAATCCTCAGGAAGAAGCTCGAAGGGTGCTATGTCACCGTGCCGACGCCGTTTCGCGACGAGGACGGCTTTCCCGTCGACGAGGCGGTGCTGCGCACCTATGTGCGCTTCCTCCTCGATGGCGGGCTGACGGCCGAGACCGCGGTGTTCCTCGCGGGTGGCGCCGCGGGCGACTTCTCCACCATGACCTTCGACGAGCGCGTGCGCGTCGCGCAGGTCGTCATCGACGAGGTCGGCGGCCGCGTGCCCGTGGCGATGGGCGCGCAGACGACGAGCACGCTCGAACTCGTGCGTCTTGCCCGCGCCGCGCAGGAGATCGGCGCCGACTTCATCCAGGTGTCGTGCCCGTTCTATTTCAGTCACACCGAGGCCGACTTCGAGGAGTTCGTCCGCGCCGCTGCCGCCGCGGCGCCCGAGATCGGCATCATCATCTACAACACCTTCTGGAACACAACGAACATCTCGTTCCGCATGGTGGAGCGGCTGGCGGAAATCCCCAATGTCGTCGGTCTCAAGTGGGCGACGCCGCGCACCGACGCCATGGAATTCGAGAGCGTGGCGGCGCATTTCTCTCGGCGCTTCACCATCATCGACAACAACCTGTTCTTCGCCTTCAGCGCCATGCCCGCGCTCGGCGCGCGCGCCTTCGAAGTCCACCTCTGCAATTTCTGGCCGGAATGGGGGCTGAAGCTCGTGCGCGAGATCGGCGCCGCGAACTATGCCGAAGTCGCACGCATGCTCGTCGACGAGGCCATGCCGTTCTACAAGCTGTGGGTCGAGATCGAGCGCGATTTCACCAGCGGCGACGGCTATCTCGACAAGCTGTGCATGGAACTCGTCGGCCTGCCGTCCAGCCGCTGCCGCCCGCCGACCCGCGATGTGCGCGAACGCTACCGCGCCGCGACCCTCGCCATGCTGCGCGGCATCGGCACGCCCAATCTCGTGGCGGAATGA
- a CDS encoding UxaA family hydrolase → MSDAGRTPRTKKHPPASMVVLGAGDNVGIALTDIAAGADATSLDGRSLSAAEAIPQGHKIALRPIAAGSDIVRYGMAVGVARADIAAGHLVHIHNVASRYLDNDEDHYE, encoded by the coding sequence ATGAGCGACGCGGGCCGGACGCCACGGACGAAGAAGCACCCACCCGCCTCCATGGTGGTGCTGGGCGCCGGCGACAATGTCGGCATCGCGCTGACGGACATCGCGGCGGGCGCGGACGCGACAAGCCTCGACGGGCGGTCGCTCAGCGCCGCCGAGGCGATCCCGCAGGGCCACAAGATCGCGCTCCGCCCGATCGCCGCCGGCAGCGACATCGTGCGCTACGGCATGGCGGTCGGTGTGGCACGCGCCGACATCGCCGCCGGCCATCTCGTCCACATCCACAACGTCGCCAGCCGGTATCTCGACAATGACGAGGACCATTATGAGTGA
- a CDS encoding UxaA family hydrolase produces the protein MSEGIAAFDTTGMRGYPRADGRHGIRNYLLVAYLVECAHHVARAVAAPYQEAGVQLIGFPGCYPSDYAQRMMEDLSTHPNVGAVLLVSLGCEEFQRARLRDAIAASGRPVELITIQACGGTRATVARGREWIEATLPGLRAAPTEPIGLGNLVVGTKCGGSDGLSGVTINPAVGNASDRLVDAGATVMFEETCELLGCEEHMAARAVTVDLADALRQAVRKADVYYRALGHGSFGGGNIKYGLSTLEEKSLGAYAKSGSRPISGLLKPGDRPTAPGLYLMDTVNDGPVRYGIPNINDTQTITEMVASGCHLILFTTGAGSVVGQAVAPVIKGVSNSRVFRRMEDDMDVNGGTIADGVESVADVGRRLVEAVIAAASGTPTRSEALGHQEFVLSYKTYEPLGPACLAG, from the coding sequence ATGAGTGAGGGCATCGCCGCATTCGACACCACCGGGATGCGCGGCTATCCGCGCGCCGACGGGCGGCACGGCATCCGCAATTACCTGCTCGTCGCCTATCTGGTCGAGTGCGCCCACCATGTCGCCCGCGCCGTCGCCGCGCCCTATCAGGAGGCCGGCGTCCAGCTCATCGGCTTCCCGGGCTGCTATCCGAGCGACTACGCCCAGCGGATGATGGAGGACCTCTCCACCCACCCGAATGTGGGGGCGGTGCTGCTGGTCTCGCTCGGCTGCGAGGAGTTCCAGCGCGCGCGGCTGAGGGATGCAATCGCCGCCAGCGGGCGGCCGGTGGAACTCATCACCATCCAGGCCTGCGGCGGCACCAGGGCCACGGTGGCGCGCGGCCGTGAATGGATCGAAGCGACGCTGCCCGGCCTTCGCGCCGCGCCGACCGAGCCGATCGGCCTCGGCAATCTCGTCGTCGGCACCAAGTGCGGCGGGTCCGACGGCCTGTCGGGCGTCACCATCAATCCGGCGGTCGGCAACGCCAGCGACCGCCTCGTCGATGCCGGCGCCACGGTGATGTTCGAGGAGACCTGCGAACTGCTCGGCTGCGAGGAGCACATGGCCGCGCGCGCGGTGACAGTCGACCTCGCGGATGCACTCCGCCAGGCGGTCCGCAAGGCGGATGTGTACTATCGGGCGCTCGGCCACGGCAGCTTCGGCGGTGGCAACATCAAGTACGGCCTCTCGACGCTGGAGGAGAAGTCGCTCGGCGCCTATGCGAAGAGCGGCTCCCGCCCGATCAGCGGCCTGCTGAAGCCGGGGGACCGCCCGACGGCACCGGGGCTCTACCTGATGGACACCGTCAATGACGGGCCGGTCCGCTACGGCATTCCCAACATCAACGACACCCAGACCATCACCGAGATGGTGGCGAGCGGCTGCCACCTGATCCTGTTCACGACCGGCGCCGGCTCGGTGGTCGGGCAGGCGGTGGCGCCGGTCATCAAGGGCGTCTCCAATTCGCGTGTCTTCCGCCGCATGGAAGACGACATGGACGTGAACGGCGGCACCATCGCCGACGGTGTCGAGAGCGTGGCCGACGTCGGCCGTCGCTTGGTCGAAGCGGTCATCGCCGCCGCCTCCGGCACGCCGACGCGCTCCGAGGCGCTGGGCCACCAGGAATTCGTCCTTTCCTACAAGACCTACGAACCGCTCGGTCCGGCCTGTCTCGCCGGCTGA
- a CDS encoding BPTD_3080 family restriction endonuclease, which yields MNSFYERPILNSPYRAPDLHHPLDKNGQPLEGEPRRGRRPSRFIVPVPAVRKRASAAQSSLDLEAYTEHALVNEIRTHVEHWRNLRNPADWGVTAVSQRLLEHWRRPDGWNAQQPFFCQVEAVETIIWLTEVAPRRGATRGLLERIAKANDEANPGLFRLAMKMATGSGKTTVMAMLIAWQAVNAARKPTKDFSRAFLIVAPGITIKDRLQVLLPNHPDNYYETREIVPPEMLPDIRRAEIVITNYHTFQHQQTLVLSKVARAFLQGNDPKPLKTTETDTEMLKRACEDLLKFDRVNVINDEAHHCYRHKADGDAEGTLTGDDRREAAENAEAARLWISGIEALDRVLAKGVRAVYDLSATPFFLRGSGYQEGTLFPWVVSDFSLMDAIESGIVKLPRVPVSDNLVQTGSVVYRDLWKHIGKEMPKSASGAGRLSPFDLPNMLTTALNALYSHYEGEHERWRQAGIGVPPVFIVVCQNTAISRLVFEWIAGFERGDAAEGERATFHAGHLPLFRNYDDHGGRLARPRTLLIDSRQIEDADTLDKSFREAAAPEIEQFKREFATRAGAGGAALGEVSESALLREVMNTVGRPGRLGEQIRCVVSVSMLTEGWDTNTVTHILGVRAFGTQLLCEQVVGRALRRRSYDINPATGHFDVEYADIMGIPFDFAASPQVATPTKPRPVTRVHSIRERSAQEIVFPRVSGYRRELPSEKLDAVFTEDSRLVITPLDIGPTSVVMEGIVGAGVTITPEVLDRLRPSEIRFNLAKHLLYSNFRDEDGAPKQHLFPQIQRLARRWIDEGYLVPQGVPIGAILYKDQLARAAEKIDIACSRASDGRTLAVLDPYNPKGSTRHVNFITSKPCWATGARPPKCQISHVVLDSSWEEQLALTLENHPRVLAYAKNQALGFEIPYLDGGIRRRYLPDFLARLDDGHDDPLNLVIEVKGIRDETDKAKAETTRDLWVPGINALGGFGRWAFAEFRDWTVMDEDFAKLVDTLLKRVPA from the coding sequence GTGAACAGTTTCTACGAACGGCCGATCCTGAACTCGCCCTATCGCGCGCCGGACCTGCATCATCCGCTCGACAAGAACGGCCAGCCGCTCGAAGGCGAGCCAAGGCGCGGGCGGCGCCCGTCGCGCTTCATCGTGCCGGTTCCGGCCGTGCGCAAACGGGCATCCGCGGCCCAGTCCTCGCTCGATCTCGAGGCCTATACCGAACACGCGCTCGTCAACGAGATCCGCACCCACGTCGAGCACTGGCGCAACCTGCGCAATCCCGCCGACTGGGGCGTGACCGCGGTGTCGCAGCGGCTTCTGGAGCACTGGCGCCGGCCGGACGGATGGAACGCCCAGCAGCCGTTCTTCTGCCAGGTCGAGGCGGTCGAGACGATCATCTGGCTGACGGAGGTCGCGCCGCGGCGCGGGGCGACCAGGGGCCTGCTGGAGCGCATCGCCAAGGCCAACGACGAAGCCAATCCGGGGCTGTTCCGCCTTGCCATGAAGATGGCGACGGGCAGCGGCAAGACGACCGTCATGGCGATGCTGATCGCGTGGCAGGCGGTGAACGCGGCGCGCAAGCCAACGAAGGACTTCTCCCGCGCCTTCCTGATCGTCGCCCCGGGCATCACCATCAAGGACCGGCTGCAGGTGCTGCTGCCGAACCATCCGGACAATTATTACGAGACGCGCGAGATCGTGCCGCCGGAAATGCTGCCGGATATCCGGCGCGCCGAGATCGTGATCACCAACTACCACACCTTCCAGCATCAGCAGACGCTGGTGCTGTCGAAGGTCGCCCGCGCCTTCCTGCAGGGCAACGACCCCAAGCCGTTGAAGACGACGGAAACCGACACGGAGATGCTGAAACGGGCCTGCGAGGACCTGCTGAAGTTCGACCGCGTCAACGTCATCAACGACGAGGCCCATCATTGCTACCGTCACAAGGCGGACGGCGATGCGGAGGGAACGCTCACCGGCGACGACAGACGCGAGGCGGCGGAGAATGCCGAGGCGGCGCGGCTGTGGATCAGCGGCATCGAGGCCCTGGACCGCGTGCTCGCGAAGGGCGTGCGGGCGGTCTACGACCTGTCGGCGACCCCGTTCTTCCTGCGCGGCTCGGGCTATCAGGAAGGCACGCTGTTTCCCTGGGTGGTGTCGGATTTCAGCCTGATGGACGCGATCGAGAGCGGCATCGTCAAGCTGCCGCGCGTGCCGGTCAGCGACAACCTCGTGCAGACCGGCTCGGTGGTCTACCGCGACCTCTGGAAGCACATCGGCAAGGAGATGCCGAAATCGGCCTCCGGCGCCGGGCGGCTCAGCCCGTTCGACCTGCCGAACATGCTGACGACGGCGCTCAACGCGCTCTACAGCCACTATGAGGGCGAGCACGAGCGCTGGCGGCAGGCCGGCATCGGCGTGCCGCCGGTGTTCATCGTCGTGTGCCAGAACACCGCGATCTCGCGGCTCGTGTTCGAGTGGATCGCCGGTTTCGAGCGCGGCGACGCCGCGGAGGGCGAGCGCGCCACGTTCCATGCCGGCCACCTGCCGCTGTTCCGCAACTATGACGACCACGGCGGCCGCCTCGCCCGCCCGCGGACGCTTCTGATCGATTCCCGCCAGATCGAGGACGCCGACACGCTGGACAAGAGCTTCCGCGAGGCCGCGGCCCCGGAGATCGAGCAGTTCAAGCGCGAGTTCGCGACGCGCGCCGGGGCCGGCGGCGCGGCGCTCGGCGAGGTGAGCGAAAGCGCGCTCCTGCGCGAGGTGATGAACACCGTCGGCCGCCCCGGCCGGCTCGGCGAGCAGATCCGCTGCGTGGTCTCGGTCTCGATGCTGACGGAGGGATGGGACACCAACACGGTGACCCATATCCTGGGCGTGCGCGCCTTCGGCACCCAGCTTCTGTGCGAGCAGGTGGTGGGGCGCGCCTTGCGGCGGCGGTCCTACGACATCAATCCCGCCACCGGCCATTTCGACGTCGAATATGCCGACATCATGGGCATTCCGTTCGACTTCGCCGCCTCGCCGCAGGTGGCGACGCCGACGAAACCGAGACCGGTGACGCGCGTCCACTCCATCCGGGAGCGCTCCGCGCAGGAGATCGTCTTTCCGCGCGTCAGCGGCTATCGCCGCGAGCTGCCCTCCGAAAAGCTCGACGCCGTGTTCACCGAGGACAGCCGGCTGGTGATCACGCCGCTCGATATCGGCCCGACATCGGTGGTGATGGAAGGCATCGTCGGCGCAGGCGTGACGATCACGCCCGAGGTGCTGGACCGCCTGCGCCCCTCGGAGATCAGGTTCAACCTCGCCAAGCACCTGCTCTACAGCAATTTCCGCGACGAGGACGGCGCGCCGAAGCAGCATCTGTTTCCGCAGATCCAGCGTCTCGCGCGCCGGTGGATCGACGAGGGCTATCTCGTCCCGCAGGGCGTTCCCATCGGCGCGATCCTCTACAAGGACCAGCTTGCCCGCGCGGCGGAGAAGATCGACATCGCCTGCAGCCGCGCCAGCGACGGGCGTACCCTGGCCGTGCTCGACCCGTACAATCCGAAGGGCTCGACGCGCCACGTCAACTTCATCACCTCCAAGCCGTGCTGGGCGACGGGCGCGCGCCCGCCGAAATGCCAGATCAGCCATGTCGTGCTGGACTCGAGCTGGGAGGAACAGCTAGCCCTGACGCTGGAGAACCACCCCCGCGTGCTGGCCTATGCCAAGAACCAGGCGCTCGGCTTCGAAATCCCCTATCTCGACGGCGGCATCCGCCGGCGCTACCTGCCGGACTTCCTCGCCCGGCTCGACGACGGCCATGACGATCCGCTCAATCTCGTGATCGAGGTCAAGGGCATCCGCGACGAGACCGACAAGGCCAAGGCCGAGACGACACGCGATCTGTGGGTGCCCGGCATCAACGCGCTCGGCGGCTTCGGCCGCTGGGCGTTCGCCGAATTCCGCGACTGGACCGTGATGGACGAGGACTTCGCGAAGCTGGTCGACACATTGCTGAAGAGAGTTCCCGCCTGA
- a CDS encoding GlxA family transcriptional regulator — MPSTHAASETPGLREGGVPAFNFILQPEFPLNALVLASEALRIANQNSGREIFRWRFVSEDGAPVRASNGLWMSADDSLHAMPAADFYLVFEGNLPMQRNSSKLLNQLRTAARFGATIGAVDTGTFALAQAGLIDRREVVLHWEAVPAFRERFPGVGVNGQIYLIDGQRLTCAGGIATLDMMLDLIGRLKTPTLASEVANALVYAPRPAATPQRLDDLPGGARKPVLSDRIVALMERNLDFPLPLDEIAERLEVSPKTILRECRRSFDETPMRLYLRIRLQAARNMLFYEEFGIKDVATACGFSYPSVLSRAFHAQFGMTPRDFRASLRRQQSQTYRPEVRRLSITPPTGQRSGPDADG; from the coding sequence ATGCCCAGCACGCACGCTGCCAGCGAGACACCGGGCCTGCGCGAGGGCGGTGTTCCCGCGTTCAACTTCATCCTCCAGCCCGAATTCCCGCTGAACGCGCTGGTGCTGGCGAGCGAGGCGCTCAGGATCGCCAACCAGAACAGCGGACGCGAGATCTTCCGCTGGCGCTTCGTCTCCGAGGACGGCGCGCCGGTGCGCGCCAGCAATGGGCTTTGGATGTCGGCCGACGACAGCCTGCATGCGATGCCGGCGGCCGACTTCTACCTCGTGTTCGAGGGCAACCTGCCGATGCAGCGCAATTCCTCGAAGCTCCTCAACCAGTTGCGCACCGCCGCCCGGTTCGGCGCCACCATCGGCGCTGTCGATACCGGCACCTTCGCGCTCGCCCAGGCCGGGCTGATCGACCGGCGCGAGGTCGTGCTGCACTGGGAAGCGGTGCCGGCGTTCCGCGAGCGCTTTCCGGGGGTCGGCGTCAACGGCCAGATCTACCTGATCGACGGCCAGCGCCTGACATGCGCCGGCGGCATCGCCACGCTCGACATGATGCTCGACCTGATCGGGCGGCTGAAGACGCCGACGCTCGCCAGCGAGGTGGCGAACGCCCTCGTCTATGCCCCGCGTCCGGCGGCGACGCCGCAGCGGCTCGACGACCTGCCGGGCGGCGCGCGGAAGCCGGTGCTGTCGGACCGCATCGTCGCCCTGATGGAGCGCAATCTCGACTTCCCCCTGCCGCTCGACGAGATCGCGGAGCGGCTGGAGGTCTCGCCGAAGACGATCCTGCGCGAATGCCGGCGCAGCTTCGACGAGACGCCGATGCGGCTCTATCTGCGCATCCGCCTGCAGGCCGCACGCAACATGCTGTTCTACGAGGAATTCGGCATCAAGGACGTCGCCACCGCCTGCGGCTTCTCCTATCCGAGCGTGCTGTCGCGCGCGTTCCACGCCCAGTTCGGCATGACGCCGCGCGACTTCCGCGCCTCGCTGCGCCGCCAGCAGAGCCAGACCTACCGGCCCGAGGTGCGCCGCCTCTCCATCACCCCGCCCACCGGCCAGAGGAGCGGCCCGGACGCAGACGGATGA
- a CDS encoding site-specific DNA-methyltransferase — protein sequence MARAPRSPKGKPSKQVDVLKHDEATRRNIPTAEMESFFRREEDFDPMPPKHYARARPLAEGERRTPEEPSQPELIWNGVKITITPEQMAELAETGTLTLSDAQLVWRGKDRQDWSDLVVNVPPLYIQEKIHPKAIIEDLKRRTAAKREAAAEIADLFAAFNGLDPEARAEFYQHDQHWSNRMILGDSLQVMASLSERESLKGKVQCIFFDPPYGIKFNSNWQVSTQSRDVKDGKQTDISREPEQVKAFRDTWKDGIHSYLTYLRDRLTLIRDLLTESGSVFVQIGDENVHLIRALLEEVFGLKAFLAQIAVQKVTGVEATYLAQNFDYILWFAKNSTLTKFRRPLASKNDEDSASSRYDQVEIDGLRRPMTKAEREGSALPDRAIRYQLDNIVSSEFRPDTTVEIDLFGQIFYPGKSNHWKTSVNGMQRLAKARRIEATGKGRIRYVRMLNDYSASAIGNGWTDISASVQSRTDPKIYVVQTSSAAIQRCILMSTDPGDLVLDPTCGSGTTAYVAEQWGRRWITMDTSRVALALARTRLMAARYPWYLLADSREGRAKEAELTQRLPADTPVRNDLRQGFVYERVPHITLKSIANNPLIDDIWEKWQAVLEPLRAELNAALGKSYEEWQMPRELPPGAPAEVAGVLARWWEARIARQTEIDASIAARADVEYLYDKPYVDNARVRVAGPFTVESLSPHRVLPASEEELIDDIEAAEGRRAPADADLAGQDFAAVVLDYLRAEGVKQQAKGDRITFESLTPWPGNFIGASGIFVEGERGPERRAAILIGPEYGTVGRQDLVAAAREAVDARFDVLIACAFNFDAHSSELGSLGSLRILKARINPDMHMSEELKNTGRGNMFVVFGEPDVEILDDGGEDIRVKVHGIDVFDPNTGDIRSNDTDGIAAWFIDTDYNEESFFVRHAYFLGANDPYKSLKTALQAEIDEEAWATLYSDTSRPFPRPESGRIAVKVINHFGDEVMKVFRV from the coding sequence ATGGCCCGTGCACCCCGATCCCCCAAAGGCAAGCCTTCCAAGCAGGTCGACGTGCTGAAGCACGACGAGGCCACGCGGCGGAACATTCCGACGGCGGAGATGGAGAGCTTCTTCCGGCGGGAGGAGGATTTCGATCCGATGCCGCCGAAGCACTACGCGCGTGCGCGGCCGCTCGCCGAGGGCGAGAGGCGCACGCCGGAGGAGCCGAGCCAGCCGGAGCTGATCTGGAACGGCGTGAAGATCACCATCACGCCCGAGCAGATGGCGGAGCTGGCCGAAACCGGCACGCTGACGCTCTCCGACGCGCAACTCGTGTGGCGCGGCAAGGACCGGCAGGACTGGAGCGATCTCGTCGTCAACGTGCCGCCGCTCTACATCCAGGAGAAGATCCACCCGAAGGCGATCATCGAGGACCTGAAGCGCCGCACGGCGGCGAAGCGCGAGGCCGCGGCGGAGATCGCGGACCTGTTCGCCGCCTTCAACGGCCTCGACCCGGAAGCGCGCGCCGAGTTCTACCAGCACGACCAGCACTGGTCGAACCGCATGATCCTGGGCGACAGCCTTCAGGTGATGGCGAGCCTTTCGGAACGCGAGAGCCTGAAGGGCAAGGTGCAGTGCATCTTCTTCGACCCGCCCTACGGCATCAAGTTCAACTCGAACTGGCAGGTCTCGACGCAGTCCCGCGACGTCAAGGACGGCAAGCAGACCGACATCTCGCGCGAGCCCGAGCAGGTGAAGGCTTTCCGCGACACCTGGAAGGACGGCATTCACTCCTACCTGACCTATCTGCGCGACCGCCTGACATTGATAAGGGATTTACTGACAGAATCTGGATCAGTCTTTGTGCAGATTGGCGACGAAAATGTCCACCTTATCCGCGCTCTTCTCGAAGAGGTCTTCGGACTGAAAGCATTCCTAGCACAAATTGCTGTTCAGAAAGTTACCGGCGTTGAAGCGACATATCTAGCCCAGAATTTCGATTATATTCTCTGGTTTGCAAAGAATTCTACGCTTACAAAATTTAGACGGCCGCTCGCATCCAAGAATGACGAAGATAGTGCGAGCTCTCGATACGACCAGGTCGAGATTGACGGCTTGCGACGCCCTATGACTAAAGCTGAAAGAGAAGGATCTGCTCTGCCGGACAGGGCAATACGCTATCAGCTAGACAACATTGTTAGCTCAGAATTTCGCCCCGACACTACTGTCGAGATCGATCTTTTTGGCCAGATATTCTATCCGGGAAAATCGAATCATTGGAAGACCAGTGTCAATGGCATGCAGCGCCTCGCAAAAGCGAGGCGCATAGAAGCAACTGGAAAGGGGAGAATAAGGTACGTCAGGATGCTCAATGACTACTCAGCAAGCGCCATTGGTAATGGATGGACTGATATAAGCGCATCAGTCCAAAGTAGAACAGACCCAAAAATCTACGTCGTGCAAACTTCATCTGCCGCCATACAACGCTGCATCCTGATGTCCACCGACCCCGGTGACCTCGTGCTCGATCCCACCTGCGGTTCGGGCACCACGGCCTATGTCGCCGAGCAATGGGGCCGGCGCTGGATCACCATGGATACCAGCCGCGTCGCGCTGGCGCTCGCCCGCACGCGGCTGATGGCGGCGCGCTATCCCTGGTATCTGCTCGCCGACAGCCGCGAGGGCCGGGCGAAGGAAGCCGAACTGACGCAGCGCCTGCCGGCCGACACCCCGGTGCGCAACGACCTGCGCCAGGGTTTCGTCTATGAGCGCGTGCCGCACATCACGCTGAAATCGATCGCCAACAATCCGCTGATCGACGACATCTGGGAAAAATGGCAGGCGGTGCTGGAGCCGCTGCGCGCCGAACTCAACGCCGCCCTCGGGAAATCCTACGAGGAATGGCAGATGCCGCGCGAGCTGCCGCCCGGCGCGCCCGCGGAAGTCGCCGGCGTTCTCGCCCGCTGGTGGGAGGCGCGCATTGCCCGCCAGACGGAGATCGATGCCTCCATCGCCGCGCGGGCCGATGTCGAATATCTCTACGACAAGCCCTACGTCGACAATGCCCGCGTGCGCGTCGCCGGGCCGTTCACGGTGGAAAGCCTGTCGCCGCACCGGGTGCTGCCGGCGAGCGAGGAAGAGCTGATCGACGACATCGAGGCCGCCGAAGGCCGGCGCGCGCCGGCCGACGCCGATCTCGCGGGGCAGGATTTCGCCGCCGTCGTGCTCGACTATCTCCGCGCCGAAGGCGTCAAGCAGCAGGCCAAGGGCGACCGCATCACCTTCGAAAGCCTGACGCCCTGGCCCGGCAACTTCATCGGCGCCAGCGGCATCTTCGTCGAGGGCGAGCGCGGCCCGGAGCGCCGCGCCGCCATCCTGATCGGCCCGGAATACGGCACCGTCGGGCGGCAGGATCTGGTCGCCGCCGCCCGCGAGGCGGTGGACGCCCGCTTCGACGTGCTGATCGCCTGCGCCTTCAATTTCGACGCCCATTCCTCGGAGCTCGGAAGCCTCGGCAGCCTCAGGATCCTGAAGGCGCGCATCAACCCCGACATGCACATGTCGGAGGAACTGAAGAACACCGGGCGCGGCAACATGTTCGTGGTGTTCGGGGAGCCGGACGTCGAGATCCTCGACGACGGCGGCGAGGACATCCGCGTCAAGGTTCACGGCATCGACGTGTTCGACCCCAACACCGGCGACATCCGCTCCAACGACACCGACGGCATCGCCGCCTGGTTCATCGACACCGACTACAACGAGGAAAGCTTCTTCGTGCGCCACGCCTATTTCCTCGGCGCCAACGACCCCTACAAGAGCCTGAAGACCGCGCTTCAGGCCGAGATCGACGAGGAAGCCTGGGCGACGCTCTATTCCGACACCTCCCGCCCGTTTCCGCGGCCGGAGAGCGGGCGCATCGCCGTGAAGGTGATCAACCACTTCGGCGACGAGGTGATGAAGGTGTTCCGGGTATGA